In the genome of Xanthocytophaga agilis, the window TACCAGGTATCATTCTCATATTTGTGTTCTGGGTGCATTTTGATGACAGAAAAGACGCCGTGCTTGAAAAGGAAGGAGTTATTGTCACAGCCAATATAGTGGATGGAGAATCTACCACTACTACCCGCAGATTTCAGAGCAACACTACCTATGAAGTACGTGTCAGCTATCAACCTCCCAAAAACCGCAAATACTATTTTTCCCAATCCATCAATGGATCTGAGTTCAATAGCCTTTATAAAGGAGCAACCATTGATGTAGTATACTGGAAACAAGATCCCAGTGTAAGTAAAGCACTTCTCAGTGAAGATGAGATTAAAAAAGCGTTTAAAATCGAAGATCGGAAACTAGAATTTCAGGATATAGACAAGATTTTTACAGCCCATATGAAGCAAGAGACTATCTTATCTCATTTGAATAAAATAGGTTATAAATGGGAAACTCAGGAAGGTATCTTTGTCAATGAACGCCATAAAATAGCTCTAAAGATTGATGAGGAGAGCCAAAGTATGGTATACCTTGAAAAGTTATCTATTGGCCATTTAAATGGATCTTCATTCGAATCATCATTACGTAATGCAGAGGATGGATTCAAAAAAAGTGCACGACTTGTAGGAGAAGAAGAACGGATCAGTTACGAAAGTGACCATTATATTATATTCAAAGAACACAAACGGACCAAACCCGAAAATTCCTATAGTACAAGTGGTACATTTCGCTTTCCGGAAGAAATATTTATGTATACCATTGTTCGAAAGAATCCATAAGGTCATACATAAAAATAAATTGTATATAATAGTAATATGGCGTTACAAACCTATGTTTGTAACGCTTTTTTTATTTTACCAATACTTGCCTTTGGGAGAAAAATTCAAACCAGTATATACTTACAATACAAACCCAACAACCTGTATATGAGTAGCCAGCCATTTATTGTGAACAGAAAAGCAAAAGTCGGGCTTTTCGGAAAATCCAAACCTGTACAGCCAAAAGAACTTTCGATAGTTGATTTTTCTATATACCAACAACAGCATCTGATAGAGTATGCCAACTGGGAGGCATCCAGCCTTTCACCTGATGGCAAACGAATAATTATTGAGAGGCCTACTACTCAGAGAGGAGCATCCAAAAAAGAAATTTCAGTAATTGATTATCAGACAAACCAGAGGTTATATAACACCAGCAGTTATTATGTATTTGACACAGGCTTTAACGCCTCTGGTGATAAATTGCTGATAGTAGCCAGCAAAAAGAAGCCCTTCTGTTATGATCTGACTTCCCAACAAATAGTAGCCGAATTACCTCATCAGATACGTCTGTATGAAGGTGATCTGGATACCCATAATGATATTTTTATAGCACCTGTAGAGCGCTTAAAAGGCACCTGTTGTGTATTTGACTTCAAAACAGGTCAAACAGATACTATTATAGTAGACACCAAGGCCCGTATCTCCAATGTAAAGTTTTCGCCAGACTTATCCTGTATATATGCCATTGCTAATAACATCCTATACTGCTTTAACAGAAACTATCAGATAATCTGGAAAAAAGATTTTACGTATTTTGGGAAAAAGGGAGGAGAGATCAATCCATCTGACATATTCAGCAGTGAAGATGGAAAACTACTGTGCTTGAGTGTCAGTGCTACAGAAACCAATCAGTGGGGAGCCGACTATGTGGTAGATAGCGCATCTGGTGAAATAATACGGCAGATAGAAGGCTACCATTTGCGAGGACGTATTAAAAGCAACTATTTTGGCAATCAGGTGTTACTGGCTACATTAACTACATTAGATCTATCAACCGGACACGTTTCAGACAAGCCAATCTTGTAATTGTATTCATTCTTTTCAAACACAGAACAACCACTAGCATTCGTATCTATGAGTACATATCTTGATATAAACCTCTATCCTTCGTTTACCAATGTTTTTGCAGATGAGACACTGAAAGGAATATTTTATCCTTTGTGCACAGTGGAAGACAAAAACAAATATCCCAATCATCTTTTCCATTTTGTATCTTCCAATGGGTTGTGGATGAACGAAGAATACGTTACAAAGGAAAATAATACCAGCTATACCCTATTCGATATAGCAGATGGAAAATACTACTTTGCAGGAGATGTTCGATTGTACAAGGGCTATACACAAGCTCAGTTACTATTTCCCAGGCTCGAAGCAGAATTTGAACAAAATGGCAAAGACTATTTGAAAAATCGTACAAAGACCAAAACTTATATCCACACACTAAAACAAACTCTTACACCTGATGAAATAACAGATTTTGATATAGATTACTTTCTACAAACCTTTTATGAGTATTCTATCAACAAACTTCATTTTCAATTGTATGGAGGTTTTGCAAAATTCAGAAGTATCATAGATGGGTGGGCTTCAAATAAAACAAAAAGCCCGGTTGTATATCCAGTAGCTACACAAGAATTAGACTATATTCTGGGTGAGAGTGTTCAGGACTCTACTCAGAAAGCTAACCATTTTGACGTCCTCGGAAGAACTGCCGGAGAGGAGTTCTTTACAGATGGAAATGATA includes:
- a CDS encoding DUF3592 domain-containing protein, with amino-acid sequence MEFNTRRKIWLGSVIATLYLFWSGISIGTYNQYPGFLSFTGAALTALFLALFIGDFTSVYDFTEDIPKGSPKGLAPLAIIPGIILIFVFWVHFDDRKDAVLEKEGVIVTANIVDGESTTTTRRFQSNTTYEVRVSYQPPKNRKYYFSQSINGSEFNSLYKGATIDVVYWKQDPSVSKALLSEDEIKKAFKIEDRKLEFQDIDKIFTAHMKQETILSHLNKIGYKWETQEGIFVNERHKIALKIDEESQSMVYLEKLSIGHLNGSSFESSLRNAEDGFKKSARLVGEEERISYESDHYIIFKEHKRTKPENSYSTSGTFRFPEEIFMYTIVRKNP